A portion of the Halalkalicoccus subterraneus genome contains these proteins:
- a CDS encoding SDR family NAD(P)-dependent oxidoreductase, whose protein sequence is MPVRDEPPTTESVRERTSLAGATAVVTGASSGIGRAIAETFVADGADVVICSRTQSDVDAVAEELNGTGLPGEVLPVECDVTDRESVEVLAQATIEEFGDGDDQSPSARGTSSSGVDVLVNNAGGTGAGGPLHEVEPEDWDDVLEVNLTGTFNVTRAFADALRNGGGSVVNTASMAGRYGVAGMGPYSAAKAGVSMLTRTLASEWADSDVRVNAVEPGFIASPPVVESFDLDEIPDRESVERQVGTPHEVADTVRFLASDAASFVSGQTIAPNGPPHTFSPPEA, encoded by the coding sequence ATGCCAGTCAGAGACGAGCCGCCCACGACGGAGTCGGTTCGCGAACGGACGAGCCTCGCGGGCGCCACGGCGGTAGTGACCGGCGCCTCCAGCGGGATCGGACGCGCCATCGCCGAGACGTTCGTCGCCGACGGGGCCGACGTCGTGATCTGTTCACGGACACAGTCCGACGTCGACGCGGTCGCCGAAGAACTGAACGGGACCGGGCTGCCGGGCGAGGTCCTGCCCGTCGAGTGCGACGTCACCGATCGCGAGTCGGTCGAGGTGCTCGCACAAGCGACGATCGAGGAATTTGGGGATGGCGATGATCAGAGCCCGTCTGCTCGGGGGACGTCGTCCTCCGGCGTCGACGTTCTCGTGAACAACGCCGGGGGCACCGGTGCCGGCGGCCCCCTCCACGAGGTCGAGCCGGAGGACTGGGATGACGTCCTCGAAGTGAACCTCACGGGCACGTTCAACGTCACCCGGGCGTTCGCCGACGCACTCCGGAACGGCGGCGGTTCGGTCGTCAACACCGCGAGCATGGCTGGGCGCTACGGCGTCGCCGGCATGGGACCGTACAGCGCCGCGAAGGCCGGCGTCTCGATGCTTACCCGGACGCTCGCCAGCGAGTGGGCCGACAGCGACGTTCGGGTCAACGCCGTCGAGCCGGGATTCATCGCCTCGCCGCCCGTCGTCGAGAGTTTCGATCTCGACGAGATTCCCGACCGCGAGTCGGTCGAACGGCAGGTCGGAACGCCCCACGAAGTGGCCGATACCGTTCGATTCCTCGCGAGCGACGCCGCCTCGTTCGTCAGCGGCCAGACGATCGCGCCGAACGGACCACCCCACACGTTCTCGCCGCCTGAGGCGTAA
- a CDS encoding thiamine pyrophosphate-dependent dehydrogenase E1 component subunit alpha produces MPSIDLETEAGRKEALRRMLTIRWFDETAGERFADGEIPGFVHLYIGEEAVGVGACAALEEDDYITSTHRGHGHCIAKGLDPKPMMAELYGKRDGYCNGKGGSMHIADVDAGMLGANGIVGAGPPLGTGAALTIDRKDEDRVALSFLGDGAVAQGQVHSAVNLAATWDLPVIFLVENNGYGEGTPADEQHNVENLSATAGAYNIPGITVDGMDVTAVNEAVSEARKRARDGKGPTFIEAETYRFHGHFEGDEELYREDDEVERWEARDPIDSFAERLMDRGELTDDGFEELTKEAKSTIEEALEYALDAEEPTPQEAYDDMFGADVPELTRFAQQVRADGGPDHDNGGER; encoded by the coding sequence ATGCCAAGCATAGATCTGGAGACGGAAGCGGGGCGTAAGGAGGCGCTACGACGAATGCTCACGATCCGTTGGTTCGACGAGACGGCGGGGGAGCGCTTCGCCGACGGCGAGATACCAGGGTTCGTTCACCTGTATATCGGCGAGGAGGCGGTGGGCGTAGGCGCGTGTGCCGCCTTGGAGGAGGACGACTACATTACGAGCACGCATCGGGGCCACGGCCACTGTATCGCAAAGGGGCTCGACCCGAAACCGATGATGGCCGAACTCTACGGCAAGCGCGACGGCTACTGCAATGGCAAGGGAGGCTCGATGCACATCGCCGACGTCGACGCCGGGATGCTCGGTGCCAACGGGATCGTCGGTGCCGGCCCGCCGCTCGGAACCGGTGCGGCGCTGACGATCGACCGGAAGGACGAGGATCGAGTCGCGCTCTCCTTCCTCGGCGATGGGGCCGTCGCCCAGGGACAGGTCCATTCGGCGGTGAATCTCGCGGCGACGTGGGACTTACCCGTGATCTTCTTGGTCGAGAACAACGGCTACGGCGAGGGAACGCCGGCCGACGAACAGCACAACGTCGAGAACCTGAGTGCGACCGCCGGTGCCTACAACATCCCTGGCATCACCGTCGACGGGATGGACGTCACCGCGGTCAACGAGGCCGTAAGCGAGGCGCGAAAACGCGCTCGCGACGGGAAGGGACCGACGTTCATCGAGGCCGAGACCTACCGGTTCCACGGCCATTTCGAGGGCGACGAGGAGCTCTACCGGGAGGACGACGAGGTCGAACGCTGGGAAGCCCGCGATCCGATCGATTCCTTCGCCGAGCGCCTGATGGACCGAGGTGAACTCACCGATGACGGTTTCGAGGAGCTGACCAAAGAGGCGAAATCGACCATCGAGGAGGCCCTCGAATACGCCTTGGATGCCGAGGAACCGACCCCACAGGAAGCCTACGACGATATGTTCGGCGCCGACGTGCCAGAGCTTACGCGCTTCGCTCAGCAGGTGCGTGCCGACGGTGGGCCCGATCACGACAACGGAGGTGAGCGCTGA
- the gfo6 gene encoding D-xylose 1-dehydrogenase Gfo6 — MRSYLDDFTRRDWQDESTDGTVRLAVVGLGWFAREQALPGIGKSERCETTVLVTGSPEKGERVAADTGAEHVLSYEEFHEGEAADDYDAVYVATPTGRHLEYVETAAELEKDVITEKPMEKSVERAERLREVCEAAGVTLMVAYRPRMEPDFRRARELVRDGVIGDVTEVHAQFSFTVLDMGGPDQWRIDRELAGGGALMDAGVYTATAARFFADSEAVSVQGETVSDHEAFDEGVEERANYMVRFENGVTASCSTSFTGAYNDWVEINGTEGTIRIDPAFWFNVDRELTVEREDWEATVTGPSVDEVTEEFDHFGYAVLTGTDPEPGAGVGIADLELLEGVYESAESGERVRLD; from the coding sequence ATGCGATCCTATCTCGACGACTTCACGCGTCGCGACTGGCAGGACGAATCGACCGATGGGACAGTTCGTCTCGCCGTCGTCGGCCTCGGTTGGTTCGCCCGCGAGCAGGCGCTTCCCGGTATCGGGAAAAGTGAGCGCTGCGAGACGACGGTGCTGGTTACCGGCTCACCGGAGAAGGGCGAACGAGTCGCCGCCGACACCGGCGCCGAGCACGTCCTCTCCTACGAGGAGTTCCACGAGGGCGAGGCTGCCGACGATTACGACGCGGTATACGTCGCGACGCCGACCGGACGCCACCTCGAATACGTCGAGACGGCGGCCGAACTCGAAAAGGACGTCATCACCGAGAAGCCAATGGAGAAGTCCGTCGAACGCGCCGAGCGTCTACGGGAGGTCTGCGAGGCGGCGGGCGTCACGCTCATGGTCGCCTACCGCCCCCGAATGGAGCCGGACTTCCGGCGCGCCCGCGAACTCGTCCGCGACGGTGTCATCGGCGACGTGACCGAGGTCCACGCGCAGTTCTCCTTTACAGTCCTGGACATGGGCGGACCCGATCAGTGGCGCATCGACCGCGAGCTCGCCGGTGGCGGTGCACTGATGGACGCGGGCGTTTACACGGCGACGGCCGCGCGTTTCTTCGCCGATAGCGAGGCCGTCTCCGTCCAGGGCGAGACCGTCTCCGATCACGAGGCCTTCGACGAGGGCGTCGAGGAGCGCGCCAACTACATGGTCCGGTTCGAGAACGGTGTCACGGCGTCGTGTTCGACAAGTTTTACCGGCGCGTACAACGACTGGGTCGAGATCAACGGCACCGAGGGGACGATTCGGATCGACCCGGCGTTCTGGTTCAACGTCGACCGCGAACTCACCGTCGAGCGCGAGGACTGGGAGGCGACGGTGACTGGGCCCTCGGTCGACGAGGTCACGGAGGAGTTCGATCACTTCGGGTACGCGGTGCTGACCGGCACCGATCCCGAGCCCGGTGCCGGGGTCGGAATCGCCGATCTCGAGCTGCTCGAAGGCGTCTACGAGTCGGCCGAATCGGGCGAGCGCGTTCGACTCGACTGA
- a CDS encoding alpha-ketoacid dehydrogenase subunit beta, with product MASAGLEAEQTETMTVREAIRETLREELDRDEDVFLMGEDIATMGGVLDVTGDLHEQFGKDRVRDTPIGESGFMGAATGAAATGSRPVVELMFSDFIGVAMEQTMNQMAKMRYMFGGKTEMPVTVRTTEGGGMGAASQHSGTVHAWIAHFPGLMAVAPGTPAAAKGLLKSAIRSDDPVFFFENKMIYEQSGEVPTDEEFTIPLGEANVEREGSDVTVVATQRLVGESLSVADDLEGDTDVEVIDLRSLYPLDTDTIVESLNKTGRLVVADESPLSYGTHAEVVARAVENAFYSLDAPIQRVGVPDTHMPFSPPLEGEVLPGGEEVRDAIERIV from the coding sequence ATGGCGAGCGCGGGACTCGAGGCCGAGCAGACCGAGACGATGACGGTCCGGGAGGCGATCCGCGAGACGCTCCGTGAAGAACTCGACCGCGACGAGGACGTCTTCCTCATGGGCGAGGACATCGCGACGATGGGCGGAGTGCTCGACGTGACCGGCGACCTCCACGAGCAGTTCGGAAAGGACCGCGTGCGGGATACTCCCATCGGCGAATCGGGGTTCATGGGTGCGGCAACCGGCGCGGCCGCGACCGGTTCGCGCCCGGTCGTCGAGCTCATGTTCTCCGATTTCATCGGGGTCGCGATGGAGCAGACGATGAACCAGATGGCGAAGATGCGCTACATGTTCGGCGGGAAGACCGAGATGCCCGTCACCGTCCGCACCACCGAGGGCGGGGGCATGGGCGCGGCGAGCCAGCACTCGGGGACCGTCCACGCCTGGATCGCCCACTTCCCCGGCCTGATGGCCGTCGCACCGGGCACGCCCGCGGCCGCGAAGGGCCTGCTGAAGTCGGCGATCCGTTCCGATGACCCCGTTTTCTTCTTCGAGAACAAGATGATCTACGAGCAGTCGGGCGAGGTGCCCACCGACGAGGAGTTCACCATCCCCTTGGGAGAGGCGAACGTCGAACGTGAGGGCTCGGACGTGACCGTCGTCGCGACTCAACGGCTCGTCGGCGAGTCGCTCTCGGTGGCCGATGATCTGGAGGGCGACACCGACGTCGAGGTGATCGACCTGCGATCGCTCTATCCCCTCGATACCGACACCATCGTCGAGAGCCTGAACAAGACTGGACGATTAGTCGTCGCCGACGAGAGTCCCCTTTCGTACGGTACGCACGCCGAGGTGGTGGCTCGAGCCGTCGAAAACGCCTTCTACAGTCTCGATGCGCCGATCCAGCGGGTAGGCGTGCCCGATACGCACATGCCGTTTAGCCCGCCGCTCGAAGGGGAGGTCCTCCCCGGAGGCGAAGAGGTCAGGGATGCCATCGAGCGGATCGTCTAG